In one window of Festucalex cinctus isolate MCC-2025b chromosome 14, RoL_Fcin_1.0, whole genome shotgun sequence DNA:
- the dact2 gene encoding dapper homolog 2 isoform X2 encodes MVSWALRVDREEPVTRVHAFPEDARKMGAEEQRLDATLTALKQQLSRLRKQDVGLKSHLQQLDQQISELKLDVSKASTEQLESDSRPSSGFYELSDGGSCSLSNSCTSVYSECLSSSQTSLLLPLTSPANSQVSPPLQADVYRRRSADEGATHRTPGLHLGSSRIRASSTVTELGRPRPVSTGDLDRMLTQGLNYKPVDAKKPPMCPNPKIPPMDPKFQSNLMSRNGIELYHYPSPLHAVALQSPIFFHDVLSAGLQDGNKPPVSDSTMLQGTEMCYDTKTLGYIDKLLQRTSNKSHIQKVPEAVQTHGNYQREPPEVVTVFPQKPVSLPQPPPTQVTNIMPLDNEQKRHCMTHSGPETTDNAGHQQSARPQEVSYGHSYPAVMREYSSDEVTTSLLRKDKMHAGFVSKGHTEKTCGECLQMRPMEKKAHKQRPVLSHSSSAEDSQVFEVQNGSPQFVHAKFVPAGTQRVKVRQADRKTKAIKCRRKSSEKPRALRQQHGYSFGERTRESNGSKADPRRPGKAKVIQKFAHCPTEEHKQGSGSDSSQCGPGITYPHALHPKPHPAPAASKSVRSRRLEFEQPSEQKKKRQGAAKWLSDGEKFRQRSKEFFAQRPGSVHFDRNVSAKSGQWIGPHHPFMSSNSFNTKLNARYPPAPYHTSNLCPPRCESEYSAECMSLFHSTIAASSDGELSDNTTNRFGDIESSQSFQSFSDSDSSLSAEEGDHLDSLEEEGELVWAEASLGPTAAGKSLQQLPPPEPSACRIKASRALKKKIRRFQPASLKVMTLV; translated from the exons TCTCGTCTTCGGAAACAGGATGTAGGACTGAAGTCTCACCTGCAGCAGCTTGACCAACAAATAAGTGAGCTGAAGCTGGATGTAAGCAAGGCTTCTACTGAGCAACTGGAGAGTGACAGCAGGCCAAGTTCAG GTTTCTATGAGCTCAGTGATGGCGGCTCTTGCTCCCTGTCAAACTCGTGCACCTCCGTGTACAGTGAGTGCCTGTCATCCTCCCAGACAAGTCTTCTCCTCCCTCTCACAAGTCCGGCTAATTCTCAAGTTAGCCCTCCATTACAAGCCGACGTGTACCGTCGTCGCTCAGCCGATGAAGGCGCAACCCACCGGACACCAGGCCTTCATCTGGGAAGCAGCAGGATCAGAGCAAGCTCTACTGTCACTGAACTTGGACGACCACGACCTGTGTCAACAG gtgacCTAGACAGGATGTTAACTCAAGGACTGAACTATAAACCAGTGGATGCTAAGAAACCACCAATGTGCCCAAATCCAAAGATCCCTCCAATGGACCCTAAGTTCCAGAGCAACTTGATGTCGCGCAATGGAATTGAATTGTACCACTACCCAAGTCCTTTGCATGCTGTCGCACTCCAAAGTCCAATTTTTTTCCATGATGTGTTGTCAGCTGGACTTCAAGATGGCAACAAGCCCCCAGTGAGTGACTCTACCATGCTCCAGGGTACTGAAATGTGCTATGATACCAAGACTCTGGGTTATATTGACAAACTCCTTCAGCGCACCTCCAACAAATCCCACATTCAAAAAGTTCCTGAGGCTGTGCAGACGCACGGCAACTATCAGAGGGAACCACCTGAAGTCGTAACTGTGTTTCCTCAGAAACCGGTATCTCTTCCTCAACCCCCTCCAACTCAAGTAACGAACATCATGCCGCTAGATAATGAACAGAAGAGACACTGCATGACACATTCCGGTCCAGAAACAACTGATAACGCAGGCCACCAACAGTCTGCGAGACCTCAGGAGGTCTCATATGGGCATTCCTATCCTGCTGTAATGAGAGAGTACAGCTCTGATGAGGTCACTACTTCATTACTGAGGAAGGACAAAATGCATGCTGGTTTTGTATCGAAGGGCCACACAGAAAAGACATGTGGAGAATGCCTACAAATGAGGCCCATGGAGAAGAAGGCTCATAAACAAAGACCGGTCTTGTCTCACAGTTCAAGCGCGGAAGACAGTCAAGTCTTTGAGGTGCAAAATGGCTCCCCCCAGTTTGTCCACGCCAAATTTGTCCCTGCTGGAACTCAGAGGGTCAAGGTGAGACAAGCTGATCGTAAAACCAAAGCCATAAAATGCAGACGAAAGAGCAGCGAGAAGCCTCGCGCGTTGAGGCAGCAGCACGGCTACTCATTTGGCGAACGAACCAGAGAATCCAACGGGTCCAAGGCTGACCCGAGAAGACCAGGAAAGGCGAAGGTCATCCAGAAATTCGCTCACTGTCCAACTGAGGAGCATAAACAAGGTTCAGGCTCAGACTCAAGCCAGTGTGGCCCTGGAATAACCTATCCCCATGCGCTCCATCCAAAGCCACACCCTGCTCCAGCTGCTAGCAAGTCCGTCAGAAGCCGCAGATTGGAGTTTGAGCAGCCTTcagagcagaagaagaagaggcaagGGGCTGCCAAGTGGCTATCTGATGGAGAGAAGTTCCGCCAGAGGTCCAAAGAATTCTTTGCACAAAGACCAGGGAGTGTTCATTTTGACCGCAATGTGAGTGCCAAATCAGGCCAATGGATAGGACCTCATCATCCCTTCATGTCATCAAACTCATTCAATACGAAACTCAATGCCAGATACCCCCCAGCACCCTATCACACGTCCAACCTCTGCCCACCTCGATGCGAGTCTGAGTACTCGGCCGAGTGCATGTCGCTTTTTCACTCCACCATTGCCGCAAGCAGCGATGGGGAGTTGAGCGATAACACCACCAATCGGTTCGGCGATATCGAATCCAGCCAGAGTTTCCAGTCCTTCTCCGACTCCGACAGCAGCCTGTCCGCGGAGGAGGGGGACCATCTGGATAGTCTCGAGGAGGAGGGCGAGCTGGTGTGGGCCGAGGCTTCTCTGGGGCCAACTGCAGCCGGAAAGTCCCTCCAGCAACTCCCACCACCAGAGCCCTCAGCTTGCCGCATCAAAGCTTCACGAGCCCTGAAGAAGAAGATTCGGCGCTTCCAGCCTGCCTCACTAAAGGTCATGACCTTGGTGTGA